From the Bacillus tuaregi genome, one window contains:
- the coaD gene encoding pantetheine-phosphate adenylyltransferase, protein MERIAICPGSFDPVTNGHIDIITRGARIFDKLYVVVLNNESKHPLFTVEERVGLIKEATKGIERVEVDSYSGLLVDYAKKVGAIANIRGLRAVSDFEYEMSITAMNRLLDHNLETFFIMTRNQYSFLSSSIVKEVARHGADISALVPEVVENALRKKYDNKDK, encoded by the coding sequence ATGGAGAGAATTGCAATTTGTCCGGGGAGCTTTGACCCAGTCACAAATGGTCATATAGATATTATCACAAGAGGTGCTCGTATTTTTGATAAGCTATATGTCGTTGTATTGAACAATGAGTCCAAGCATCCATTATTTACGGTTGAGGAAAGAGTGGGTTTAATCAAAGAAGCCACAAAGGGGATAGAAAGAGTGGAAGTAGACTCTTATAGCGGTCTACTAGTTGATTATGCCAAAAAGGTTGGGGCAATTGCCAATATTAGAGGATTACGGGCAGTTTCTGATTTTGAATATGAGATGTCTATTACGGCCATGAACCGGTTACTAGACCATAATCTAGAGACCTTCTTTATTATGACTAGAAATCAATATTCTTTTTTAAGTTCAAGTATTGTAAAAGAGGTTGCCCGACATGGGGCGGATATTTCAGCGCTTGTACCTGAAGTAGTTGAAAATGCGCTAAGAAAAAAGTATGACAATAAGGACAAATAA
- the ylbJ gene encoding sporulation integral membrane protein YlbJ: MFRSKLKTIFLASSASFMAISLIAFPQEAVSASIRGLDMWLQIVFPSLLPFFIVSEMLIGFGIVKFIGILLEPLMRPLFRVPGVGGFALAMGMASGYPAGAKLTARLRQEGQITKTEAERLVSFTNSSNPLFIFGAVSVGFFHNAKLGIILALAHYLGNLTVGIIMRFHGPNEKRDAAKNKQSLIRTALSSLHQTRIKDNRPIGKLLGDAVMSSVQTLLMIGGFIILFSVVNKLLFHLHITAFFAEIFEVLLRVFQLPVELSIPFISGLFEITLGSQLISKIQEATLMEQAIITSLILGFCGFSVQAQVASILAQTDINFKPFFFARIIHGCIAAFYTWILWGPIYERFYGHEQPSNTIPVILLDKESSLYMILAQWTKFGSLFTISMLALYVVIYAKRMVVNNS; encoded by the coding sequence GTGTTTCGTTCCAAATTAAAAACCATTTTTTTAGCCTCTTCTGCGTCATTTATGGCGATTTCGCTCATAGCCTTTCCTCAAGAAGCAGTTTCCGCATCCATTCGAGGATTGGATATGTGGCTTCAAATTGTTTTCCCTTCACTTTTGCCATTTTTCATTGTTTCGGAGATGCTAATCGGCTTCGGAATCGTAAAGTTTATCGGAATCTTATTAGAACCTCTAATGAGACCTTTGTTTCGTGTTCCCGGTGTAGGTGGATTCGCATTAGCAATGGGAATGGCTTCCGGTTATCCCGCAGGTGCCAAGTTAACAGCCCGGCTAAGACAGGAAGGTCAGATTACGAAAACGGAGGCGGAACGGCTTGTCTCATTTACTAATTCGTCTAACCCGCTTTTTATATTCGGTGCAGTATCCGTAGGTTTTTTTCATAATGCTAAACTCGGAATTATCCTAGCACTCGCCCATTATCTCGGCAATTTAACCGTTGGGATCATCATGCGGTTTCACGGACCCAATGAAAAGAGAGATGCTGCAAAAAATAAGCAAAGCCTAATTAGAACCGCTTTATCTTCTCTCCATCAAACAAGAATCAAGGACAACCGTCCTATTGGTAAGTTGCTTGGAGATGCCGTGATGTCTTCTGTTCAAACCTTATTGATGATTGGCGGTTTCATCATTTTATTCTCAGTCGTAAACAAGCTTTTATTCCATCTACATATTACCGCCTTTTTCGCCGAAATTTTTGAAGTTCTTTTGCGGGTATTTCAATTACCTGTAGAATTAAGCATCCCCTTTATATCCGGATTATTTGAAATCACCTTAGGAAGCCAGCTTATTAGCAAAATACAAGAAGCAACTCTAATGGAACAAGCTATTATTACCAGTCTAATTCTTGGCTTTTGTGGTTTCAGTGTGCAAGCCCAGGTTGCCAGCATTCTTGCCCAAACAGATATTAACTTCAAACCCTTTTTCTTTGCCAGAATCATACATGGATGTATCGCCGCCTTTTACACGTGGATCCTATGGGGACCAATTTATGAACGTTTCTATGGACATGAACAGCCGTCAAACACAATACCAGTTATCCTACTTGATAAAGAGTCCTCACTCTATATGATATTGGCACAATGGACTAAATTCGGCTCACTCTTCACTATTAGTATGCTCGCTTTATATGTTGTCATCTATGCCAAAAGAATGGTTGTAAATAATAGTTAA
- a CDS encoding RsfA family transcriptional regulator, producing MSTTRQDAWTQDEDLLLAEVVLRHIREGGTQLQAFEEVGKRLSRTAAACGFRWNSSIRKQYKSGIELAKRQRKDAKRGPVVKNDVNHGGTEAAINPPEKTEETFQPSMKEITFEDLVVYLNKLYDRAQNSKDYQENLSLYKTKLMTLEQKLHDISAENDRLSKELYEMEHDYKALIEIMERARKMVVLKEEEFAQKVRFQMDKNGNLEKLDK from the coding sequence ATGTCAACTACACGACAGGATGCTTGGACACAGGATGAGGATTTGCTTCTTGCTGAGGTAGTACTTCGCCATATTCGTGAAGGTGGAACACAGCTGCAAGCCTTTGAGGAAGTTGGAAAGCGGCTGTCAAGAACCGCCGCAGCCTGCGGTTTTCGCTGGAATTCATCCATTAGAAAACAATATAAGTCCGGTATTGAGTTGGCTAAAAGACAACGAAAAGATGCTAAGAGAGGTCCCGTTGTCAAAAACGATGTCAATCATGGAGGAACAGAGGCGGCGATTAATCCACCTGAAAAGACAGAAGAAACATTCCAACCGTCTATGAAGGAAATAACTTTTGAAGATTTAGTAGTCTATTTGAACAAACTATATGATCGTGCGCAAAATTCTAAAGATTATCAGGAAAATCTTTCGCTTTACAAAACAAAATTAATGACGCTCGAACAGAAGCTCCACGATATTTCGGCGGAAAATGATCGCTTGTCGAAAGAACTCTACGAAATGGAGCATGATTATAAGGCTTTAATTGAAATTATGGAAAGAGCGAGGAAAATGGTGGTTCTAAAAGAGGAGGAATTTGCACAAAAGGTCCGCTTTCAAATGGATAAAAACGGAAATTTGGAGAAACTTGATAAATAA
- the rpmF gene encoding 50S ribosomal protein L32, protein MAVPFRRTSKTAKRKRRTHFKLQVPGMTECPNCGEMKLAHRVCKACGTYKGKEVVND, encoded by the coding sequence ATGGCTGTACCTTTTAGAAGAACATCAAAAACTGCGAAAAGAAAGCGTCGTACACATTTTAAATTACAGGTGCCAGGTATGACAGAATGCCCAAACTGTGGTGAAATGAAACTTGCTCACCGCGTATGTAAAGCATGCGGAACATACAAAGGCAAGGAAGTAGTTAACGACTAA
- a CDS encoding enoyl-CoA hydratase/isomerase family protein, which yields MEPYLIQKSEDGLLVFTINRADKRNAVNDEIINGLQKAVEQAYDQDVKAFVITGAGDRAFCSGGDLSVFHQLHTEEEAYGMLSKMSQVLTDVFLLPKPTIAVLNGTAVGGGCEIAAACDFRIARKGIKAGFIQGTLAITTGWGGGTMILEKLAPAKGLKMLMEAGLYYTDELKELGFVDDVYEGDAQAGLQRFVSQILKLESGVTSAYKEILIRRWKESGVIERIEEEVRSCAMLWEQDAHHKQVENFLNKK from the coding sequence ATGGAACCTTATTTGATTCAAAAAAGCGAGGACGGGCTTCTAGTATTTACGATTAATAGAGCGGATAAAAGGAATGCGGTTAATGATGAAATCATTAATGGATTGCAAAAGGCTGTTGAACAGGCCTATGATCAAGATGTAAAGGCTTTTGTGATTACAGGAGCTGGTGACCGAGCTTTTTGCTCAGGAGGAGACCTATCGGTATTTCATCAATTACATACGGAAGAAGAGGCATATGGAATGCTGTCAAAAATGTCTCAGGTTTTAACGGATGTGTTTCTTTTGCCAAAGCCAACGATTGCTGTATTAAACGGAACAGCTGTGGGGGGTGGCTGTGAGATAGCGGCCGCTTGTGATTTCCGAATTGCTAGAAAGGGAATTAAAGCAGGCTTTATCCAGGGAACATTAGCGATTACGACTGGCTGGGGCGGTGGTACGATGATTCTTGAAAAGCTAGCGCCGGCGAAAGGGTTGAAGATGCTCATGGAGGCTGGTCTCTATTATACAGATGAGCTAAAGGAGCTTGGCTTTGTGGATGATGTGTATGAAGGAGATGCACAGGCTGGACTACAAAGGTTTGTTAGCCAAATTCTGAAGCTGGAATCTGGGGTTACCTCTGCCTATAAAGAAATCCTGATTAGAAGGTGGAAGGAAAGTGGAGTGATTGAAAGAATTGAAGAGGAAGTAAGGAGCTGTGCAATGTTATGGGAACAAGATGCACATCACAAGCAGGTAGAGAATTTTCTTAATAAAAAGTAA
- a CDS encoding YlbF family regulator, which produces MLATMERVLILENAEEMAKMIWQSEIAARYRLCIDNIKNNQETQRKIREFVKVKDQYEEVQRFGKYHPDYKTVMSTVRKCKREMDMDYHIAEFRRVENELQELLDEVSILIGRSVSEHIKVPTGNPYFDSQSSCGGGCGSGGSCGCSA; this is translated from the coding sequence ATGCTTGCTACAATGGAAAGAGTATTGATATTGGAAAATGCCGAGGAAATGGCCAAAATGATCTGGCAATCGGAAATTGCTGCTCGCTATCGTTTATGTATAGATAATATAAAGAACAATCAAGAAACCCAAAGGAAAATCCGTGAGTTCGTTAAGGTGAAAGATCAATATGAAGAGGTACAGCGTTTCGGGAAATATCATCCTGACTATAAAACGGTAATGTCAACCGTTAGAAAATGTAAACGAGAAATGGATATGGATTATCACATAGCTGAATTTCGCAGGGTGGAAAATGAATTGCAGGAGCTTCTAGACGAAGTCAGTATTTTGATTGGTCGTTCGGTTTCCGAGCATATTAAAGTTCCAACTGGAAATCCTTATTTTGATTCGCAATCAAGCTGTGGAGGAGGTTGCGGCTCAGGTGGGAGCTGCGGCTGTTCAGCATAA
- the rsmD gene encoding 16S rRNA (guanine(966)-N(2))-methyltransferase RsmD has product MRVVSGSCKGIALKAVPGHSTRPTTDKVKEAMFNMIGPYFDGGVGLDLFAGSGGLGIEALSRGLQQVIFVDRDGKAIQTIRDNIHKCGFEDQVEIYRNDAERAVKAVTKRELSFDYIFLDPPYKKQQLEKLMEMISEQNLLNEKGTIICEHSSDIDLPQTIGSFTKKKQEKYGIIAVSIFS; this is encoded by the coding sequence ATGAGAGTGGTTTCAGGCAGCTGTAAAGGGATAGCATTAAAGGCTGTTCCTGGTCATTCAACTAGACCAACAACAGACAAAGTAAAAGAAGCAATGTTTAATATGATTGGACCATATTTTGACGGAGGAGTAGGTCTAGACCTATTTGCCGGTAGTGGTGGTCTTGGAATTGAAGCTTTAAGCAGAGGTTTGCAGCAGGTAATATTTGTTGACCGCGATGGGAAAGCCATACAAACGATTCGAGACAATATACATAAATGTGGGTTTGAAGATCAGGTAGAGATATATAGAAATGACGCAGAAAGAGCTGTTAAAGCTGTAACCAAAAGAGAGCTTTCGTTTGATTACATCTTTCTCGACCCACCGTATAAAAAACAACAGCTTGAAAAGCTTATGGAAATGATAAGTGAACAAAATTTGCTAAACGAAAAGGGTACTATTATTTGTGAACATAGTTCTGATATAGATTTACCTCAAACGATTGGCAGTTTTACAAAAAAGAAGCAGGAAAAGTATGGCATAATCGCGGTCTCCATTTTTAGTTAG
- a CDS encoding YlbG family protein has translation MLSQRQGLIVWLHSLKQAKMLRRFGNVHYVSKRLKYVVLYCNADEIDLLMTKLKSYSFVKKVEPSQKPFIKIEFENSKPDKAKEYDYKMGI, from the coding sequence ATGTTAAGTCAACGACAAGGGCTTATTGTTTGGCTGCATTCACTAAAACAGGCAAAGATGCTTAGAAGGTTTGGCAATGTTCATTATGTTTCAAAAAGATTAAAATACGTTGTTCTATATTGTAATGCAGACGAGATAGATTTACTAATGACGAAATTGAAGTCCTACTCTTTTGTAAAAAAAGTAGAGCCTTCCCAAAAACCATTTATTAAAATTGAGTTCGAAAATTCTAAGCCTGATAAAGCAAAGGAATACGATTATAAAATGGGAATTTAA
- a CDS encoding nucleotidyltransferase: MKAVGVVVEYNPFHHGHAYHVESAKKATGANVVIAAMSGNFLQRGEPAMVSKWTRTEMALKGGIDIVFELPYSFAVQKADTFAVGAVSLLAEAGCDSICFGSESGNINTFYQTYHFLSRNQEAYNHNIKHFIDKGYSYPKASSMAFQAIAPANDLIDLSLPNNILGFQYVKAAEARKYPVKMVTIARKNANYHDEHFTSASIASATSIRKALFSNDSTLAGIQSYVPIDTFEGLQRYQEDYGDFHDWNMYWSYLRFNLLQLSSTELKEIYEVEEGIENRLFSLALKCETFPQFMKALKTKRYTWTRLQRMLTHILTHSTKSEMTADSHITYLRLLGMTETGRNYLNQLKKTCQIPIISKRSSFTNQQIQTDTKAARIYAMGLPEKYRQKAIELEFNQKPIYLQNHSSEQKNKAI; encoded by the coding sequence ATGAAAGCAGTTGGAGTAGTTGTTGAATATAACCCATTCCACCATGGACATGCTTATCATGTTGAATCTGCCAAAAAGGCAACAGGGGCAAACGTTGTGATAGCAGCTATGAGTGGGAATTTCTTACAAAGAGGTGAACCCGCCATGGTCTCAAAATGGACTCGGACCGAAATGGCCTTAAAGGGAGGAATTGATATTGTCTTTGAACTTCCCTATTCCTTTGCCGTTCAAAAAGCAGATACATTTGCTGTTGGCGCTGTTTCCCTATTAGCTGAAGCAGGCTGTGATTCCATTTGTTTTGGCAGTGAATCTGGCAACATTAACACCTTTTACCAAACCTATCACTTTCTCAGTAGAAACCAGGAAGCATATAACCATAATATTAAACATTTTATCGATAAGGGATACAGTTATCCAAAGGCTTCGTCTATGGCATTCCAAGCGATAGCACCTGCAAATGATTTGATTGACCTTAGCTTACCTAATAATATTCTTGGCTTTCAGTATGTTAAAGCAGCTGAAGCAAGAAAGTATCCTGTGAAAATGGTGACAATCGCTAGAAAAAATGCGAATTATCATGATGAACATTTTACTTCTGCTTCGATTGCAAGCGCAACAAGTATTCGTAAAGCGTTATTTTCAAACGATAGCACGTTAGCAGGTATTCAATCCTACGTCCCCATCGATACTTTTGAAGGATTACAACGATATCAAGAAGACTATGGTGACTTTCATGACTGGAATATGTATTGGTCTTATCTACGGTTCAACCTGCTACAATTAAGTTCCACTGAACTTAAAGAGATATATGAAGTAGAGGAAGGAATTGAAAATCGCCTATTTTCACTTGCACTTAAATGTGAAACCTTCCCACAATTTATGAAGGCCTTAAAAACAAAGCGTTATACCTGGACACGTCTACAAAGAATGCTGACACATATTCTCACTCACTCAACCAAGAGTGAAATGACTGCTGATAGCCATATCACCTATTTACGTTTGTTAGGAATGACCGAAACAGGTCGTAACTATTTAAATCAGTTAAAAAAGACCTGTCAAATTCCTATAATTTCAAAACGATCTTCCTTTACCAATCAACAAATTCAGACGGATACAAAAGCAGCTAGAATTTACGCGATGGGATTGCCGGAAAAGTATAGACAAAAGGCAATTGAATTGGAATTTAATCAGAAGCCAATCTATTTACAAAATCATAGTAGCGAGCAAAAAAATAAAGCGATATAG
- a CDS encoding patatin-like phospholipase family protein, which yields MGRPKIGLALGSGGARGFAHLGVIKVLVENGIPIDYIAGSSMGSLVACFYGAGIEMDRLYKLSTAFKRKYYLDFTVPKMGFIAGNRVKELIRVFTKGKRLEELMIPVSVVATDLMTGEKVIFQKGPIAEAVRASISIPGIFVPEKQNGRLLVDGGVVDRVPVSVVKEMGADIVIAVDVSRVKTNADISTIYDVIMQSLDIMQMELVEHRQIASDVMIRPLVEEYSSRAFTNIDELIQKGEEEARKHLEEIKRIMKMWEELHQE from the coding sequence TTGGGCCGTCCCAAAATTGGTTTGGCACTTGGGTCAGGGGGAGCTCGAGGCTTTGCTCACCTTGGTGTGATTAAGGTGTTGGTGGAAAACGGAATTCCAATTGATTATATTGCTGGAAGCAGTATGGGGTCACTTGTAGCCTGCTTTTATGGGGCAGGGATAGAAATGGACCGTCTTTATAAGCTTTCTACGGCTTTCAAAAGGAAGTATTATTTAGATTTTACTGTTCCTAAAATGGGGTTTATAGCCGGTAATCGAGTGAAAGAGCTCATTCGAGTATTTACGAAAGGAAAGCGGCTTGAGGAGCTGATGATACCAGTTTCTGTTGTAGCTACAGATCTTATGACAGGTGAGAAGGTTATATTTCAAAAAGGCCCTATTGCTGAGGCTGTAAGGGCGAGTATATCAATACCAGGTATTTTTGTTCCGGAAAAACAGAATGGACGTTTATTAGTGGATGGCGGTGTTGTTGACCGTGTGCCGGTTTCGGTTGTAAAAGAGATGGGAGCCGATATTGTAATAGCTGTAGATGTATCACGTGTTAAGACCAATGCTGATATATCAACTATCTACGATGTAATTATGCAAAGTCTTGATATCATGCAGATGGAGCTGGTAGAGCATAGACAGATTGCTTCAGATGTCATGATTAGACCTCTTGTGGAAGAATACAGCTCAAGAGCCTTTACCAATATAGATGAATTGATCCAAAAGGGTGAAGAGGAAGCGAGAAAGCATCTTGAAGAAATTAAACGAATCATGAAAATGTGGGAGGAGCTGCATCAGGAGTGA
- a CDS encoding YceD family protein yields MKWTLSQLQKHRSKEFPIDEMVQADEIMKIDSSIRKVSPMHITGYADISSSKVTFHLRINGFLILPCSRTLVDVNYPINVETTETFLLNGYDYESDEEVHQVKNDVIDVMPIIHEILLLEVPMQVFCEDSTEEGAPQSGKDWEVIHEHDKKDKIDPRLAGLAKFFDQDDQSSDS; encoded by the coding sequence ATGAAATGGACTTTAAGTCAGTTACAGAAACATCGAAGTAAGGAATTTCCAATAGATGAAATGGTGCAGGCTGATGAAATAATGAAAATCGACTCATCGATTCGAAAAGTATCGCCTATGCATATTACAGGCTATGCTGATATTAGTTCATCAAAAGTGACCTTTCATTTAAGGATAAACGGTTTTTTAATTCTTCCTTGTTCTCGTACGTTAGTTGACGTGAATTATCCAATTAATGTTGAAACAACCGAAACATTCCTTCTGAATGGCTATGATTACGAAAGCGATGAGGAGGTTCATCAAGTAAAAAATGATGTAATTGACGTAATGCCAATTATACATGAAATTTTATTACTTGAAGTCCCAATGCAAGTTTTCTGTGAAGACAGCACGGAAGAAGGTGCTCCTCAATCTGGTAAAGATTGGGAAGTGATTCATGAACATGATAAGAAAGACAAAATTGACCCTCGTCTAGCTGGGCTTGCTAAATTTTTTGATCAAGATGATCAATCTTCTGATTCATAA
- a CDS encoding SepM family pheromone-processing serine protease has translation MKKTNIIRILLIIAFLFLVSSFYYLPYYVSKPGMAKELEPIIEVKDGYDEKGSFMLTTVRMGRANIYSYITAKFMDYVEVYPMDDIRAENETDEEYNIRQLHLMDSSKAAAIEVAYKKAGIPIDYHYKGVYVLHVVPDMPADGKLKAADRIFKVDDLEFSSSEEFITYVSRLEAGEQVTLTYERNNKINEVSLMVEAFKDNENKERVGIGIGLVDDKELLVDPAVHMKTDEIGGPSAGFMFSLEIYNQLTKLDLTKGYEIAGTGTISPDGTVGKIGGIEQKVIAADKAGADIFLAPNEAGSKSSNYLVAVQTAKNIGTDMKIIPVDTFDEAVSYLEKLSPKK, from the coding sequence GTGAAAAAAACAAACATCATACGTATCCTTCTTATAATAGCATTTCTTTTCCTTGTATCTTCTTTTTATTATCTGCCTTACTATGTTTCCAAGCCGGGTATGGCAAAGGAGCTTGAGCCAATTATAGAGGTGAAGGACGGATATGATGAAAAAGGAAGTTTTATGCTTACAACCGTTAGAATGGGTAGAGCTAATATATATTCCTACATAACAGCAAAATTTATGGATTACGTAGAAGTGTATCCAATGGATGATATTCGAGCAGAGAATGAAACAGATGAAGAGTACAATATCCGCCAATTGCATCTAATGGATTCTTCTAAAGCTGCCGCCATCGAGGTAGCTTATAAAAAAGCGGGAATTCCCATAGATTATCATTATAAGGGGGTCTATGTTCTTCATGTTGTACCAGACATGCCTGCCGATGGAAAATTAAAAGCTGCTGACCGTATTTTTAAAGTGGATGATCTTGAATTTAGTTCTTCTGAAGAATTTATCACCTATGTAAGCCGCTTAGAAGCAGGCGAGCAGGTTACGCTCACGTATGAAAGAAACAATAAAATTAATGAAGTAAGCCTTATGGTGGAAGCGTTTAAAGATAATGAAAATAAGGAAAGAGTCGGGATAGGTATCGGGCTGGTTGATGATAAGGAATTATTGGTAGACCCTGCTGTTCATATGAAAACGGATGAAATAGGTGGTCCTTCTGCAGGATTTATGTTTTCGCTTGAAATTTATAATCAATTAACCAAGCTTGATTTAACAAAGGGCTATGAGATAGCTGGAACTGGAACTATTTCACCTGATGGAACAGTTGGGAAAATTGGTGGGATTGAGCAAAAGGTCATTGCAGCAGATAAGGCTGGAGCTGATATTTTTCTTGCTCCGAATGAAGCGGGGAGTAAGAGCTCTAATTACCTTGTTGCAGTCCAAACCGCAAAAAATATTGGTACAGATATGAAAATTATTCCGGTTGATACATTTGATGAAGCAGTTAGTTATTTAGAAAAATTAAGCCCCAAAAAATAA